TTTTTCGATCATACCGCCATCGAGCGAGCCCTTATACTGGTTGCTAACGACCGAAACGACCTGGTACTTCTGAAAAAATTCAGGCCCGAGATGTTTGAAAATAAAATCTGTCTTGATTTTCGCGAAATGCTCATGGGTATGAAATGGAGTGCCAAGCGTGACCAGCCTGCCGACCAGACCATTGACAGCGTAAACATCGCCCTGGAACGGGCGTTCCAGCAGATAGATCATGGCAACCGTTCCGCCACCGCTATGCGCGACGATGGTGACCGGTTCGCCGGGAAACCGTGAAGCCATAGCTCGCACCGTTCGATCCAGAGCTGCCATGACACGGTTGGTCGAGCGCTCGGGCGATGGAGGAAAGCCGAGCCAGTCGAGAAGATTGACCGGAACGATGGCGATTTTCTCTGCCGGTATCCAGGTCGAAAGAGCCTCCCTCATCACCTCATAAAGGGAGTCCCAGAAGAGCACGCCCGGAACGATCACCACCGGATTCTGCCTGACCTCTGCCATATTGGAACAAAGCCTCCTGTGCGGGTTGTGAAGCATGAACAGGTGAATCTACCGTCAATCTGTCTTATGACCAGCCTTTAAGCAGATCAAGCAAGAGACGAACACCGAAGCCGGTTGCTCCCGGCGTCTTCGACCCGCCTTTTGCCCAAAAAGCCGGTCCTGCGATGTCGATATGCGCCCAGTGCTTGTGGCCGTCGATAAACTTCTCGAGAAATTTAGCCGCAGTAATCGTACCCGCGCCGCGTCCGCCGGTATTGTGCACATCGGCAACGTCGGACTTGATGAGCTCGTCGTACTCATCCCAGAGCGGCAACCGCCACACCTTTTCACCGGACGACTGGCCAGCCTCGAAAATACTCTCAGCCAGTTTTTCATCATTGCTGAAAAGTCCGGCCACCGAGTTGCCAAGCGCCACAATGCACGCACCAGTCAGTGTAGCTAAATCAATAATCACATCAGGATTATACTCTTTCTTGGCGTAAAACAGGGCATCAGCAAGAATCAGTCGTCCCTCGGCATCGGTGTTGCCAACCTCGACCGTAATGCCCGACATGGTCGTGATCACATCACCAGGCTTTTGCGCCGAGCCGCCTGGCATGTTGTCGGTAGCGGGAACCAGACCAACCACCCTGAGCGGCAGACCAAGGCTTGCAGCAGCTTCAATTGCGGCAATCACCACAGCGGCTCCGGACATATCCGATTTCATCTCGTCCATCCCCTGGGCCGGCTTCAGAGAAATGCCGCCCGAATCAAAGGTCACGCCTTTACCCACCAGCGCAATGGTCTTTTTGGCCTTGCCTTTCGGCTTGTAGTCGAGAATGACAAAGGTCGGTGGCTGCTCACTTCCCTTGTTGACGGCAAGAAGACCGCCCATGCCAAGCTCGACGATTTTCTTTTTATCAAACACCGTCACCTCGAAGCCTCCTCGCTTACCGGCCTCAATGGCCGCCTCGGCAAGGTCTTCGGCAGAAAGATGGTTGCCCGGCAGGTTGACCAGGTCTCTTGCCCTGTTCTGGCAAGCTCCGATAATCATTCCTTTCCCGGCTCCTTTTTCGATCGCCTCAAGCCTGCTCCCACATCCGGCAAGCACCAGCTCTTCGATGTTTTTCGGCTTGTCTTCCTTCGTCTCCTCCTTGTCGAGCTTGCCGCTCTTGAGGCGATCGAAGCGATAAGCTCCGGACAGGACGCCCTCAACGAGAATGGCTGCCAGCTCTTCCGGCTTCTGTTTCGACTGCTTGGCCCAATCATCGATCGGCGAGCAATCAAGGGCGAGAACGCC
The nucleotide sequence above comes from Chlorobaculum tepidum TLS. Encoded proteins:
- a CDS encoding leucyl aminopeptidase, which gives rise to MKCTVTAKESGLVNADILVQFFSKKEMKRDAGKVLAGLGVVASPDGDFKASAGEIAMLYRQASGKEASRVILAGVGEGKTAEDYRKAADSVARKTVDLHLGVLALDCSPIDDWAKQSKQKPEELAAILVEGVLSGAYRFDRLKSGKLDKEETKEDKPKNIEELVLAGCGSRLEAIEKGAGKGMIIGACQNRARDLVNLPGNHLSAEDLAEAAIEAGKRGGFEVTVFDKKKIVELGMGGLLAVNKGSEQPPTFVILDYKPKGKAKKTIALVGKGVTFDSGGISLKPAQGMDEMKSDMSGAAVVIAAIEAAASLGLPLRVVGLVPATDNMPGGSAQKPGDVITTMSGITVEVGNTDAEGRLILADALFYAKKEYNPDVIIDLATLTGACIVALGNSVAGLFSNDEKLAESIFEAGQSSGEKVWRLPLWDEYDELIKSDVADVHNTGGRGAGTITAAKFLEKFIDGHKHWAHIDIAGPAFWAKGGSKTPGATGFGVRLLLDLLKGWS
- a CDS encoding esterase/lipase family protein, with protein sequence MAEVRQNPVVIVPGVLFWDSLYEVMREALSTWIPAEKIAIVPVNLLDWLGFPPSPERSTNRVMAALDRTVRAMASRFPGEPVTIVAHSGGGTVAMIYLLERPFQGDVYAVNGLVGRLVTLGTPFHTHEHFAKIKTDFIFKHLGPEFFQKYQVVSVVSNQYKGSLDGGMIEKMCYMFYRGVTDDGNLAGDGVVPARSCFLDGAKNVTILECEHLPAPHTKWYGTKDGVEQWIEWL